A single genomic interval of Flectobacillus major DSM 103 harbors:
- a CDS encoding RHS repeat domain-containing protein encodes MPLITYDKNGNITTLQRNGKVGSGYGLMDNLTYTYTGNKLYKVEDAISGDNIVDFVNRNAVTNDYDYYSDGSLKKDLNKEISQIDYDPYLKLPKQISLTNNRWIKITYAGDGRVLKRTYSTGEYWEYDGSMVYKNGQPYQLSTPEGRATYVSNAWVYEYNIKDHLGNVRVSFKSNSGVLQQVESTNYDPFGIELNGTGTANSVENRFKYQDKESLTLFGLSGINDFGARYYDKTVGRWWGVDALADDFEHLTPYNYAENNPILMIDPDGLASKYNWETGKYEDNGKEVSWDNVQQEYGIGQSDNTNGENNCCPDDDKTQKTEDTKPASGLSEDSAWRYMPVVGSGADAIDAFDRGDTWTGLAHTALAISDVFLVKSLATAGIKGAIKLGSHTWRATRKWAVQKGYALPYQDIHHWAIPRNQWGKKIPNWLKNQPWNFKALPKSLYDQGYSWREIHNAIEGKINKSGFNLNYLQRLYYGTPTWPWAFGVSTTGKAYKISQK; translated from the coding sequence ATGCCCTTAATTACCTATGATAAAAATGGAAATATTACTACCTTACAACGCAATGGCAAAGTAGGTAGTGGCTATGGCCTAATGGACAATCTGACCTATACCTACACTGGCAATAAGTTATACAAGGTAGAGGATGCCATCTCGGGTGATAATATTGTAGATTTTGTAAATCGAAATGCAGTTACCAACGATTATGATTATTATAGCGACGGCTCGTTAAAAAAAGACCTTAATAAAGAGATAAGCCAAATAGACTATGACCCGTATTTAAAACTTCCTAAGCAAATCAGCTTAACGAATAACCGATGGATAAAAATAACTTATGCTGGTGATGGAAGGGTCTTAAAGCGAACCTACTCAACAGGCGAATATTGGGAATACGACGGGTCGATGGTTTACAAAAATGGGCAACCGTATCAGTTATCTACGCCCGAAGGGAGAGCTACCTATGTGAGTAATGCTTGGGTTTACGAATACAATATCAAAGACCATTTAGGTAATGTACGAGTATCATTCAAGAGTAATTCAGGTGTATTACAACAGGTAGAAAGCACCAATTATGACCCATTTGGTATAGAACTCAATGGTACAGGAACGGCAAATAGTGTTGAGAACCGCTTTAAGTATCAAGATAAAGAAAGCCTAACGCTCTTTGGATTAAGTGGCATCAATGATTTTGGAGCGAGGTATTATGATAAGACTGTTGGTAGATGGTGGGGAGTTGATGCATTGGCGGATGATTTTGAACATTTAACACCATACAACTATGCCGAGAATAATCCAATTTTGATGATAGACCCTGATGGTCTGGCATCGAAATATAATTGGGAAACAGGAAAGTATGAAGATAACGGAAAGGAGGTAAGTTGGGACAATGTTCAACAAGAATATGGCATAGGACAGAGCGATAACACTAACGGAGAAAATAATTGTTGCCCAGACGATGACAAAACCCAAAAGACAGAAGATACAAAACCAGCAAGCGGACTTAGTGAAGATAGTGCATGGCGATATATGCCAGTAGTTGGTTCGGGAGCAGATGCGATTGATGCTTTTGACAGAGGAGACACTTGGACAGGTCTAGCACATACTGCATTGGCAATTTCTGATGTGTTTTTAGTCAAATCTCTGGCTACTGCAGGTATAAAGGGTGCGATTAAATTAGGGAGTCATACATGGCGTGCAACAAGAAAGTGGGCGGTACAAAAAGGCTATGCTTTACCATATCAAGATATACATCACTGGGCAATTCCAAGAAACCAATGGGGTAAAAAAATTCCTAATTGGCTTAAAAACCAACCTTGGAATTTTAAGGCGTTACCTAAAAGTCTCTATGACCAAGGTTATAGTTGGCGAGAAATACACAACGCAATTGAAGGAAAAATTAATAAAAGTGGTTTTAATCTAAACTATTTACAACGATTATATTATGGAACTCCTACTTGGCCATGGGCATTTGGCGTTTCTACCACAGGTAAGGCTTATAAAATTTCTCAAAAATAA
- a CDS encoding imm11 family protein, whose amino-acid sequence MNYYRLTESIEPKIVGVKHGAGQTIYNNEFIHNNKWYDDLFFGDESKDKWRSWARITQFAKPLIKIPMEKQSKHTDYIGFSIRGFAVNNKLREILESSHLPKNHKFLETTFIQKDKIVDGYWWFVYDMETGENTVDFSKCEYDLRYHKRNFGEDFTVNIQTYQDYMNVFYETGSAMRVSKLVFNQNFDQELDIFGTQFLSSKDYVSERLLKKMEEAKITGYEAISPERAKRRAEFLGDNYCELIFL is encoded by the coding sequence ATGAACTATTATCGATTAACAGAGTCAATTGAGCCTAAAATTGTCGGGGTAAAGCATGGGGCAGGACAAACTATTTATAATAATGAATTTATACACAATAATAAATGGTATGATGATTTGTTTTTTGGTGATGAAAGCAAAGACAAATGGCGGTCGTGGGCAAGAATAACACAATTTGCTAAACCATTGATTAAAATTCCTATGGAAAAGCAATCAAAGCATACTGATTATATTGGCTTTTCAATACGAGGTTTTGCGGTCAATAACAAACTACGAGAGATATTAGAGAGTAGTCATTTACCTAAAAACCATAAATTTTTAGAAACTACCTTTATACAAAAGGATAAAATTGTTGATGGCTATTGGTGGTTTGTCTATGATATGGAAACAGGTGAAAACACTGTTGATTTTTCCAAATGTGAATATGACTTACGTTACCACAAGAGAAATTTTGGTGAAGATTTTACGGTTAATATTCAGACTTACCAAGACTACATGAACGTATTTTACGAAACTGGTAGTGCTATGAGAGTTTCCAAATTGGTATTCAATCAAAATTTCGACCAAGAATTAGATATTTTTGGCACCCAGTTTTTAAGTTCAAAAGATTATGTTTCAGAACGATTATTGAAAAAAATGGAAGAAGCCAAGATAACAGGTTATGAGGCAATATCACCCGAGAGAGCCAAAAGACGAGCAGAGTTTTTAGGGGATAATTATTGTGAACTAATCTTTTTATAA
- a CDS encoding AHH domain-containing protein, translating into MKGTKLAVMGTKAISSMAKMKVIKSALVGIAGVRKYNGAITTAKYSQWTKIDGYQIHHIIPQSLMDKPIGRAISKVGFDIDAGDNLRYLQEGFHAKHGAYTKYVRDELQSIIDVNGKLTISDINGVINNMHGLIDKAEAAYKSSGTTLNNFFK; encoded by the coding sequence ATGAAGGGTACCAAGCTGGCTGTAATGGGGACTAAAGCCATTAGTAGTATGGCGAAGATGAAGGTGATCAAAAGTGCATTGGTAGGAATTGCTGGAGTACGCAAATACAATGGTGCTATTACTACGGCAAAATACTCTCAATGGACAAAAATTGATGGTTATCAGATTCATCATATTATACCTCAGAGTCTTATGGATAAACCCATTGGTAGAGCTATATCAAAGGTAGGGTTCGACATAGATGCTGGTGATAATCTACGATATTTACAAGAAGGATTTCACGCTAAACATGGTGCTTACACAAAGTATGTTAGAGACGAATTGCAATCTATAATTGATGTCAATGGTAAATTAACCATATCAGACATTAATGGAGTTATCAATAATATGCATGGACTTATTGATAAAGCAGAAGCTGCATATAAGTCATCAGGAACAACTTTAAATAATTTCTTCAAATGA
- a CDS encoding DUF6443 domain-containing protein: MKNLLRYSFIFYYTLLYSQTFGQSPTITTARNAIRQSIFTQPTTIVTDGLSTSKAIITIKYFDGLGRPLQEVGYQQSPNNKDIILNNVSYDVISRPSTTHLPTPTTNATGGHVSDVNTLAKSFYDNDNAPFSKTVYEASPLNRVSQQYGAGQAWQNTNRAINTSYEVAAENIRRYEVNSAKDIVLSGNFVAGTLFKLRTTDEQGHQVVEFKDAAGHLILKQIQDNTESWLSTYYIYDNLWRLVAVIQPNAYDLNQTLTANSSNWNEGIFYYVYDNESRLVSKKVPSADWEYFVFDKWDRMVWSQDGLQRQSNLWKFYKYDNYNRLILSGIKTDTRNQATLQAEANAWTGSRFESISTQAPYYTITSSYPSNITIADIYTLTYFDDYQYWLPTGMFFIANDYASQPYTSAKGLQTGSATKNLENNTWLYKAMYYDKKARVIQHLQHNVYNKIDRQDFLYAFDGKVLTQRNYWTLANGTSTIENTQNAYDLTNRPTSVRHGFSATTNTEIAQLKYDEVGRLIQKKIAPNSNIVSNKFLKGKVLLAGGIGVSQMNTSMASSGYLPTLEPYTALGGRFVHVGGGGNEQTTLQVLAANQGTPNAIVDWVFVELRSASNSANILKTRSALLQADGDIVDIDGVSDLNLGNLPNANYYVAIKHRNHLGVMTAEAVSFASTTTTVNFITRTPAQIYNVVSDYDGGERKNTSLGYALWAGDANRDGMVIYQGGGNDISYVFAKVFSDPGNVTHLNNYIVYGYNPEDITLDGMVIYQGPNNENNYIFNSIMTHPLNVEKLNIFLVEEQIPPNSVVVPSSVQLSALQTIDYRYHIRGGLLGINLNSTGVPVPNASESDLFSYRLDYETSNQWDGNIGKQTWTNAQNQQRSYTFSYDISKRLKSAVYTGIGPENYGIPLITYDKNGNITTLQRNGKVGSGYGLMDNLTYTYTGNKLYKVEDAISGDNIVDFVNRNAVTNDYDYYSDGSLKKDLNKEISQIDYDPYLKLPKQISLTNNRWIKITYAGDGRVLKRTYSTGEYWEYDGSMVYKNGQPYQLSTPEGRATYVSNAWAYEYNIKDHLGNVRVSFKSNSGVLQQVESTNYDPFGIELNGTGTANSVENRFKYQDKESLTLFGLSGINDFGARYYDKTIGRWWGVDALADISRRHSPYQYNNNNPLRFIDPDGMSSVGADGLTTDQWVAARGDADAENEARQENRNKDRKKREDAQQTRLSYKIGSFSGSDGDLGRTPIAGISGDTDSEEDALASFTRNFSIGIAFSLTGNGNILLNHFLNGDGSPINFASTSDMANLISNNGSFKSFVRMFGEVALNYFSKNSTLSDFDGNLALESLRPQYFGGIIRDNLFSWTVMGGYQYMQVDITNISSSKVGMTIKIGDIFGAGRGDANSNLPGLSEMYNLQHNYGRGNKYNPFPWAVQIKTEHIKTRNIQTKF, translated from the coding sequence ATGAAAAATCTATTACGCTATAGCTTCATATTCTACTATACCCTGCTGTATAGCCAGACTTTTGGTCAATCCCCAACAATTACCACAGCAAGAAACGCCATTAGGCAAAGTATATTTACACAGCCTACTACTATTGTAACAGATGGTTTGTCCACTTCAAAAGCTATTATAACGATTAAGTATTTTGATGGCTTAGGACGGCCTTTACAAGAAGTTGGCTATCAACAAAGCCCTAATAATAAAGATATTATTTTAAATAATGTGTCTTACGATGTCATAAGTAGGCCCTCTACTACGCATTTACCCACCCCAACTACCAATGCTACAGGCGGGCATGTAAGTGATGTCAATACGCTAGCGAAGAGCTTTTATGACAACGATAATGCTCCTTTCTCCAAAACTGTTTATGAGGCATCTCCCCTCAACAGAGTATCGCAGCAGTATGGTGCTGGGCAGGCTTGGCAAAATACCAATAGGGCTATCAATACCAGTTATGAAGTAGCAGCTGAGAATATCCGTAGATACGAAGTGAATTCCGCTAAAGATATTGTTCTTAGTGGAAACTTCGTTGCAGGAACTTTGTTCAAACTTAGAACTACCGATGAGCAAGGACATCAAGTAGTTGAATTTAAAGATGCTGCTGGACACCTTATTCTCAAACAGATTCAGGACAATACTGAGTCTTGGCTTTCGACCTATTATATCTACGATAACCTATGGCGACTCGTAGCTGTTATTCAGCCAAATGCCTACGACCTAAACCAAACCCTAACTGCTAATTCCAGCAACTGGAATGAGGGAATCTTTTATTATGTCTATGATAACGAAAGTCGATTAGTTAGCAAGAAAGTACCTTCTGCCGACTGGGAGTATTTTGTATTTGATAAATGGGATCGTATGGTATGGTCACAGGATGGGCTTCAACGTCAATCTAATCTATGGAAGTTTTACAAATATGATAACTACAATAGACTTATTCTTTCGGGTATCAAAACCGACACCCGAAATCAAGCAACACTACAAGCCGAAGCCAATGCCTGGACAGGCAGTAGATTTGAAAGCATATCTACTCAAGCCCCGTATTATACCATTACAAGTAGCTATCCATCTAACATAACGATTGCAGATATTTATACACTTACATATTTTGATGATTATCAATATTGGCTACCAACAGGGATGTTCTTTATTGCTAACGATTATGCCTCTCAGCCATATACCAGTGCTAAAGGGCTTCAGACAGGAAGTGCTACCAAAAATCTCGAAAATAACACATGGTTATATAAAGCTATGTATTACGACAAAAAAGCACGAGTAATTCAGCATCTCCAACATAATGTATACAACAAAATTGATAGGCAAGATTTTTTGTATGCTTTTGATGGAAAAGTACTAACCCAACGAAACTATTGGACTTTGGCCAACGGAACAAGTACTATAGAAAATACCCAAAACGCTTATGACCTTACCAATAGACCCACGTCTGTTCGACACGGTTTTTCTGCTACAACCAACACCGAAATAGCTCAGCTAAAATATGATGAGGTTGGCCGACTTATTCAGAAAAAAATCGCCCCCAATTCTAATATCGTCAGCAACAAGTTTCTAAAAGGAAAAGTCCTTCTTGCAGGAGGTATTGGCGTAAGCCAAATGAACACCAGCATGGCTAGCTCTGGGTACCTACCCACCCTAGAGCCTTATACCGCCTTGGGTGGACGCTTTGTCCATGTGGGCGGTGGTGGAAACGAACAAACTACCTTACAAGTATTGGCCGCTAATCAAGGAACGCCCAATGCGATTGTTGACTGGGTATTTGTTGAACTAAGGTCTGCAAGCAATTCGGCCAATATTCTCAAAACTCGTTCTGCATTGTTACAAGCCGATGGCGATATAGTCGATATCGACGGTGTTTCCGACCTTAACCTAGGCAATTTACCCAATGCTAACTATTATGTAGCAATAAAACACCGTAATCACCTTGGTGTAATGACAGCCGAGGCGGTAAGCTTTGCCAGCACTACTACCACTGTCAATTTTATTACAAGAACGCCTGCTCAAATCTATAATGTCGTATCCGACTACGATGGGGGAGAACGCAAAAATACAAGCTTGGGGTATGCTCTTTGGGCAGGCGATGCCAATCGAGACGGAATGGTGATTTACCAAGGGGGAGGCAACGACATAAGTTATGTATTTGCCAAAGTGTTCTCAGACCCCGGAAATGTAACACACCTCAACAACTATATTGTTTATGGATATAATCCTGAAGATATTACGCTTGATGGAATGGTAATTTACCAAGGCCCCAACAACGAAAATAATTATATTTTTAATAGCATAATGACCCACCCACTCAATGTGGAGAAACTTAATATCTTTTTAGTTGAGGAGCAAATACCACCCAATAGTGTGGTTGTTCCTAGCTCTGTTCAGTTGTCGGCTCTACAAACGATTGATTATCGTTATCATATCAGAGGTGGACTTTTGGGCATAAATCTCAATTCTACAGGTGTTCCAGTACCCAATGCTTCAGAATCAGATTTGTTTTCCTATCGTTTAGATTACGAAACAAGCAACCAATGGGACGGCAATATAGGCAAGCAAACATGGACAAATGCTCAAAACCAGCAACGAAGCTATACTTTTAGTTACGACATTTCCAAACGCCTTAAATCAGCCGTTTACACAGGTATTGGCCCCGAAAATTATGGAATACCCTTAATTACCTATGATAAAAATGGAAATATTACTACCTTACAACGCAATGGCAAGGTAGGCAGTGGCTATGGCCTAATGGACAATCTGACCTATACCTACACTGGCAATAAGTTATACAAGGTAGAGGATGCCATTTCGGGTGATAATATTGTAGATTTTGTAAATCGAAATGCAGTTACCAACGATTATGACTATTATAGCGACGGCTCGTTAAAAAAAGACCTTAATAAAGAGATAAGCCAAATAGACTATGACCCGTATTTAAAACTTCCTAAGCAAATCAGCTTAACGAATAACCGATGGATAAAAATAACTTATGCTGGTGATGGAAGGGTCTTAAAGCGAACCTACTCAACAGGCGAATATTGGGAATACGACGGGTCGATGGTTTACAAAAATGGGCAACCGTATCAGTTATCTACGCCCGAAGGGAGAGCTACCTATGTGAGTAATGCTTGGGCTTACGAATACAATATCAAAGACCACTTAGGTAATGTACGAGTATCATTCAAGAGTAATTCAGGTGTATTACAACAGGTAGAAAGCACCAATTATGACCCATTTGGGATAGAGTTAAATGGCACAGGAACGGCAAATAGTGTTGAGAATAGATTTAAGTATCAAGATAAAGAAAGCCTAACGCTCTTTGGATTAAGTGGCATCAATGATTTTGGAGCTAGGTATTATGATAAGACTATTGGACGTTGGTGGGGAGTTGATGCTTTGGCGGATATATCAAGAAGGCATTCGCCTTATCAATATAATAATAATAATCCTTTACGTTTCATTGACCCCGATGGGATGTCGTCGGTTGGAGCAGATGGATTGACTACTGACCAGTGGGTAGCAGCTAGAGGTGATGCGGATGCAGAGAATGAAGCACGGCAGGAAAATAGGAATAAGGATAGAAAAAAAAGAGAGGATGCTCAACAAACAAGACTGTCATATAAAATTGGGAGTTTTAGTGGTTCTGATGGTGACCTTGGGCGAACACCAATAGCTGGTATCAGCGGAGATACTGATAGCGAAGAAGATGCCTTGGCTTCTTTTACAAGAAATTTTAGTATAGGGATTGCATTTTCTCTGACAGGGAATGGAAATATATTACTAAATCATTTTTTAAATGGGGATGGTTCTCCCATAAACTTTGCAAGTACATCTGACATGGCTAATTTGATTTCAAATAATGGCTCTTTTAAGAGCTTTGTAAGAATGTTTGGAGAAGTTGCTTTAAATTATTTTAGCAAAAATAGCACATTATCTGATTTTGATGGAAACTTAGCTCTTGAAAGTCTAAGACCACAATATTTTGGTGGAATTATTAGAGATAATTTATTTTCTTGGACTGTAATGGGAGGGTATCAGTATATGCAAGTCGATATTACAAATATATCAAGCAGCAAAGTTGGAATGACTATAAAAATTGGAGATATATTTGGTGCTGGTCGTGGTGATGCTAACAGTAACTTACCTGGTTTATCAGAAATGTATAATCTACAACATAATTATGGTAGAGGCAATAAATATAATCCGTTTCCTTGGGCAGTTCAAATAAAAACAGAACATATCAAAACAAGAAATATTCAAACTAAATTTTAA